The following proteins come from a genomic window of Chlamydiales bacterium:
- the pknD gene encoding serine/threonine-protein kinase PknD produces the protein MHKLGRYECLEVVGTGGMGEILLAYDPLCGRHIAIKRIRRDLQQHAVIRNRFLREARITAQLTHPGIISIYSIHQDENEIYYTMPYVKRETLKQIFKHAYQNMENQKEGIHSIPALLQIFKSICQTVAYAHSKGILHRDLKPENILIGKFGEVIILDWGLAQFMNEPSEEIEEKIIESNPGLTNPGKLVGTVAYMAPERALGSHATVQTDLYALGVILYQILTLQIPFKRVSLKEFSKTHVYEKLIDPEEIAPYREVPPHLSRIVKKCLEANPVDRYQTMDELIYDLINHMEGRSDWFEMAHLDPKIKKHWEFQENVLISKYIAITRTTETTDWVSIMVSKGVFAETLRLKTKIQIDEHGEGIGFLLSIPEAADRETLFEGYCLWIASDLDSSSQSGLQLFRNMVEVLHRPDLCLKRNELYSITIEKIAHNIHFFINEELKFTYLSYLPLFGTRVGLISRDHNFKMESLVVLSGSQNLQVSCLSIPDAFLASKDYKRALTEYRRIGYSFPGYAEGREALFRAGITLLEQARAMRTQKKAEENYTLALEEFAKLHKTTGAPLEYLGKALVYQSLRDYPEEIKCLELGLRRYKKHPLINAIREQIIYRMHEASQTNRRSAYQLILIVLRLLPKVVQSGDSNRLFKHLVSHWEQLPFFESPIDLNLMGKEKSSEIRFAIPLAFWLGAPYTLLEIYQELIKIRPLDIIAIGDLLYALFELGSYRLAYRLIEEAEELKSGLEIEEGTEFKQILDWLKPIWICHTRTLTEAFTIPYEDIGVRKFRTISYLLQYALRTDQLGIVHEVVSKVRPLPLAWEDSIMLDAYEIWAYLKEKNWEAAGKLFESYPLEMLNQEGTLLYSLYGCYLYVTEGEEISKIYFSGVIDTPFPRSWALLGHELTNKITESVAWYSTSFLWERRRLYQHMTLYYQCRENPDLEAYYRHLEREEYVYIPE, from the coding sequence GATATGAATGTCTTGAAGTAGTTGGAACTGGAGGAATGGGGGAAATTTTACTTGCTTATGATCCTCTATGTGGAAGACACATTGCAATTAAAAGGATTCGTCGTGATTTACAACAACATGCTGTCATAAGAAATAGATTTTTACGAGAAGCTAGAATTACAGCTCAACTGACTCATCCAGGGATTATTTCAATCTATTCAATTCATCAAGATGAAAATGAAATTTACTACACCATGCCCTATGTGAAAAGAGAAACACTAAAGCAAATTTTTAAACATGCTTATCAAAATATGGAGAATCAAAAAGAGGGAATTCATTCCATTCCTGCACTCTTACAAATTTTTAAAAGCATCTGCCAGACAGTTGCTTATGCTCATTCAAAAGGAATTTTACACCGTGATCTTAAACCAGAAAACATCTTGATTGGAAAATTTGGTGAGGTGATTATTCTCGATTGGGGGCTAGCTCAATTCATGAATGAACCCTCTGAGGAAATTGAGGAAAAGATCATTGAATCAAATCCTGGATTGACGAATCCTGGCAAATTAGTTGGAACAGTTGCTTATATGGCACCTGAAAGAGCGCTTGGCTCCCATGCAACAGTACAAACTGATTTGTATGCTCTTGGTGTAATCCTCTATCAAATTCTTACCCTCCAAATCCCTTTCAAACGGGTCTCACTCAAAGAATTTTCTAAAACTCATGTCTACGAAAAATTGATTGATCCAGAAGAGATAGCCCCTTATCGTGAAGTGCCTCCTCATCTTTCACGAATAGTGAAAAAGTGTCTTGAGGCAAACCCAGTCGATCGCTATCAAACAATGGATGAACTCATTTATGATTTAATCAATCATATGGAAGGACGTTCAGATTGGTTTGAGATGGCTCATTTGGATCCTAAGATAAAAAAACATTGGGAATTCCAGGAAAATGTGCTTATTTCAAAATATATCGCTATTACAAGGACAACTGAAACAACTGATTGGGTCAGCATCATGGTCTCAAAAGGGGTATTTGCAGAAACTCTACGCCTTAAAACAAAAATTCAGATTGATGAACATGGAGAAGGAATTGGATTTTTACTGAGTATTCCTGAAGCAGCTGATAGAGAAACTCTTTTTGAAGGATATTGTTTATGGATTGCTTCTGATTTAGATTCTTCATCTCAATCTGGATTACAACTTTTTCGTAATATGGTTGAGGTATTGCATCGACCAGATCTTTGTTTGAAAAGAAATGAGTTATATTCAATTACGATCGAAAAAATTGCTCACAATATCCATTTTTTTATCAATGAAGAATTGAAATTTACTTATTTAAGCTATCTCCCACTTTTTGGCACTCGTGTAGGTCTGATTTCAAGAGATCATAATTTTAAGATGGAATCTCTCGTTGTTTTAAGTGGAAGTCAAAATTTACAAGTCAGTTGTCTTTCGATCCCTGATGCTTTTTTAGCAAGCAAAGATTACAAACGTGCTTTAACTGAGTACCGAAGAATTGGATATTCATTTCCTGGATATGCTGAAGGACGAGAAGCACTTTTTCGAGCTGGAATTACCCTACTTGAACAAGCGCGTGCTATGCGAACTCAAAAAAAAGCAGAAGAAAACTACACTTTAGCTCTTGAAGAATTTGCAAAGCTTCATAAAACTACTGGAGCACCTTTAGAATACCTTGGGAAAGCCCTTGTTTATCAATCTCTTAGAGACTATCCCGAAGAAATTAAATGTCTTGAATTAGGGCTACGTCGTTATAAAAAACATCCTTTAATCAATGCAATTCGTGAACAAATTATCTATCGAATGCATGAAGCATCACAAACAAATCGCCGTTCAGCTTATCAGCTCATCCTCATTGTCTTACGCTTATTACCTAAAGTCGTTCAAAGTGGTGATTCAAATCGTCTTTTTAAACATTTAGTCTCTCACTGGGAACAACTTCCTTTTTTTGAAAGCCCAATTGATCTTAACTTAATGGGAAAAGAAAAAAGCAGTGAAATTCGTTTTGCTATTCCACTGGCATTTTGGTTAGGTGCTCCCTATACCTTATTAGAAATCTATCAAGAATTAATCAAAATCAGACCACTTGACATTATAGCGATTGGAGATCTTCTATATGCTCTTTTTGAACTCGGTTCTTATCGACTCGCTTATCGACTCATTGAAGAGGCAGAAGAATTAAAATCAGGACTCGAAATAGAGGAAGGGACAGAATTTAAACAAATTCTAGATTGGTTAAAACCAATTTGGATATGCCATACAAGGACATTAACAGAAGCTTTTACCATACCCTATGAAGATATTGGAGTGCGTAAGTTTCGTACTATAAGTTACCTACTTCAATATGCCCTCCGGACTGATCAACTAGGAATTGTACATGAAGTTGTGAGTAAAGTCAGACCTCTTCCTCTTGCTTGGGAGGATTCTATTATGCTTGATGCCTATGAGATTTGGGCTTATCTTAAAGAAAAAAATTGGGAAGCAGCAGGAAAACTTTTTGAATCCTATCCACTCGAAATGCTCAACCAAGAAGGAACTTTGCTCTATTCTCTTTACGGATGTTATCTCTATGTTACAGAGGGAGAAGAAATTTCAAAAATTTATTTCTCTGGAGTGATTGATACTCCTTTCCCACGTTCATGGGCATTGCTTGGTCATGAACTAACCAATAAAATTACTGAATCAGTGGCTTGGTATAGCACTTCTTTTCTATGGGAAAGACGTCGACTCTACCAGCATATGACTCTTTATTATCAATGTCGAGAGAACCCAGACTTAGAAGCATATTACCGCCATCTCGAACGTGAAGAATATGTCTATATCCCTGAGTAG
- a CDS encoding valine--tRNA ligase, translating into MDKAYNPKNVEAKWSRFWKEKKFFQADASSIKPPYTIVIPPPNVTGILHMGHALVNTLQDVLIRWKRMSGFEALWIPGTDHAGIATQTVVERHLIATENKRRKDYSREEFLKIIWKWKEKSELTIFQQLERLGASCDWSRLNFTMQKEYNLAVKIMFKKLFDAGLIYRGDYLVNWDPVTQTALADDEVEYEERDSYLWYFKYYLSDGSDYIRIATTRPETMLGDTAVAVSPHDSRYKKFIGKKIRLPILNREIPIIADHHVDPEFGTGAVKITPAHDPNDYRIGIEHKLDVINILHSEGLINENGGPFCGMSFQEGRQAIVNQMQNLGLLEKIEPYKLRVGLSYRSKAIIEPYLSKQWFVKMEALIKPLQEVIKNGEVKILPKSWESTYFHWVNNLRDWCISRQLWWGHRIPVWYRKDHPELMVCYDGESLPEEVIKDPELWEQDPDVLDTWFSSALWPLVTLGWPQQTPDIKKFYPINVLVTGHDILFFWVARMIIMGKIALGRAPFPEVFLHGLIYGKSYWSQNKQGEISYITGKEKRDYDLGKPIPQNIFHKWEKLSKSKGNVIDPIEMIEEYGTDAVRMSLCASANQSPQIDLDRRRFEEFRNFANKIWNGARFVFMNLEDLSSKELSKGLNQSMLSLEDQWILSVLNRINREINQYLETYQFDQAANLAYNFFWKEFCSYYLEIIKPTLLNPLGEIATRKNKQKLLVIILLNAIRLLHPMAPFITEELFQKLKSYFPDLDRSQSDPYIKTTIEALLSPACAIASYPQVIVYEDIRADVETSFSTLEKIVYTIRKIRGEMNIPPQMATDVYLIGSGLEKEIHIISSLVKIDKLEIASQAPDLNFHATAIVENYKVVIPLPHTLVKKENERLKKELAKIVENISCLERQLSNSDFLQHAKPELIQKKKEALAQNNQTKKELEGKLNSLQQ; encoded by the coding sequence ATGGATAAAGCTTATAATCCAAAAAATGTAGAAGCTAAATGGTCTCGATTTTGGAAAGAAAAAAAATTTTTTCAAGCTGATGCTTCTTCTATTAAACCTCCCTATACTATTGTTATTCCTCCCCCAAATGTCACTGGAATATTGCATATGGGTCATGCTCTTGTAAATACATTGCAAGATGTTTTAATTCGTTGGAAACGTATGAGTGGTTTTGAAGCACTCTGGATACCTGGTACAGACCATGCAGGGATTGCAACACAAACTGTAGTAGAACGCCATCTGATAGCAACAGAAAACAAACGACGAAAAGACTATAGTCGCGAAGAATTTCTCAAAATTATCTGGAAGTGGAAAGAAAAAAGTGAATTGACCATCTTTCAACAACTAGAAAGACTAGGGGCTTCTTGTGACTGGTCTCGTTTAAATTTTACAATGCAAAAAGAATATAATCTTGCTGTAAAAATAATGTTTAAGAAGCTGTTCGATGCAGGGTTAATTTATCGAGGAGATTACCTTGTTAACTGGGATCCTGTGACTCAAACTGCCCTTGCTGATGATGAAGTTGAATATGAAGAGCGAGATTCTTATCTTTGGTATTTCAAATATTATCTATCAGATGGATCTGATTATATCCGTATTGCTACAACCCGTCCTGAAACAATGCTAGGTGACACAGCAGTGGCCGTCTCTCCTCATGATTCCCGTTATAAAAAATTTATTGGGAAAAAAATACGTCTTCCTATTCTCAATCGAGAAATCCCGATTATTGCTGACCATCATGTTGATCCTGAATTTGGCACAGGAGCTGTAAAAATCACTCCTGCCCATGACCCAAACGACTATCGGATAGGAATTGAACATAAACTTGATGTCATTAATATTCTTCATTCCGAAGGATTGATCAATGAAAATGGAGGTCCTTTCTGTGGTATGAGCTTCCAGGAAGGACGTCAAGCAATTGTCAATCAAATGCAAAATCTAGGACTTTTAGAAAAGATTGAACCCTATAAATTACGTGTTGGTCTTTCCTATCGCTCAAAAGCCATCATCGAACCCTATCTTTCTAAACAGTGGTTTGTCAAGATGGAGGCGCTCATCAAACCTCTTCAAGAGGTGATTAAAAATGGAGAAGTCAAAATTCTTCCAAAATCTTGGGAAAGTACTTATTTTCATTGGGTGAACAACTTACGAGATTGGTGTATCAGCCGTCAACTCTGGTGGGGACATCGTATCCCAGTGTGGTACCGCAAAGATCATCCTGAATTGATGGTATGTTATGATGGAGAGAGTTTGCCAGAAGAAGTTATCAAAGATCCCGAACTTTGGGAGCAGGATCCTGATGTTCTTGATACATGGTTTTCATCTGCTTTATGGCCATTAGTCACTCTTGGATGGCCACAACAAACTCCTGATATAAAAAAATTTTATCCTATAAATGTCTTAGTGACAGGACATGATATTCTCTTTTTTTGGGTAGCACGGATGATTATTATGGGCAAAATAGCTTTAGGAAGAGCTCCATTTCCTGAAGTTTTTTTACACGGTTTAATCTATGGAAAATCTTACTGGTCTCAAAATAAGCAAGGAGAAATCTCTTATATCACAGGAAAAGAGAAACGAGATTATGATCTTGGAAAACCAATTCCTCAAAACATCTTCCATAAATGGGAAAAACTCTCGAAGTCAAAAGGTAACGTAATTGATCCAATTGAGATGATTGAGGAATATGGGACAGATGCTGTACGGATGTCCTTATGTGCATCTGCTAATCAATCTCCACAAATTGATCTTGACCGTCGTCGTTTTGAAGAATTTAGAAATTTTGCAAACAAAATTTGGAATGGAGCACGTTTTGTTTTTATGAACCTTGAAGATCTTTCTTCAAAAGAACTCTCTAAAGGGTTAAATCAATCGATGCTTTCTCTTGAAGATCAATGGATTTTATCCGTATTGAATCGAATCAATCGTGAAATCAATCAATATTTAGAGACTTATCAGTTTGACCAAGCTGCTAACTTAGCTTACAATTTTTTCTGGAAAGAATTTTGTTCCTATTATCTTGAGATCATCAAACCGACTTTACTTAATCCTCTAGGGGAAATAGCCACAAGAAAGAATAAACAAAAGCTACTTGTGATTATTCTTTTAAATGCCATCCGTTTACTCCATCCGATGGCTCCCTTCATTACAGAAGAATTATTTCAAAAACTAAAATCCTATTTTCCTGATCTCGATAGAAGCCAATCTGATCCCTATATTAAAACTACAATTGAAGCTCTCCTCTCTCCTGCTTGTGCTATCGCTTCCTATCCACAGGTGATTGTCTATGAAGATATTCGAGCTGATGTGGAAACCTCTTTTTCAACTCTAGAAAAAATTGTCTATACGATTCGTAAAATTCGTGGTGAAATGAATATTCCTCCTCAAATGGCAACTGACGTCTATCTTATTGGATCAGGACTTGAAAAAGAAATACATATTATCTCTTCCTTAGTGAAAATCGATAAATTGGAAATAGCTTCTCAAGCTCCTGATTTAAATTTCCATGCAACAGCGATTGTAGAAAACTACAAAGTCGTGATTCCTCTTCCTCATACACTTGTCAAAAAAGAAAACGAAAGGCTTAAAAAAGAATTAGCAAAAATTGTTGAGAATATTTCCTGTTTAGAAAGACAGCTTTCAAACTCCGATTTTTTACAACACGCAAAACCCGAGCTCATCCAAAAGAAAAAAGAAGCACTTGCACAAAACAATCAAACAAAAAAAGAGCTTGAAGGTAAACTCAATTCATTGCAGCAATAG
- a CDS encoding sodium:alanine symporter family protein produces MKAVIFWLEAIDSWIWQSLFIILLATGLFLTYRLRGLQFRHLIYALKLVFTYRDHQGEGDISHFQALMTALAATIGIGNIAGIATAIAMGGLGSLFWLWMTALIGMATKYSEAILAIKYRIVDARGEMAGGPMYYIRDGLGWKWLAIFFAFFGSIAALLTGNFVQSHSIASAVLTTLDINVWITGAILAIATGLVLIGGIRTIGRLTALLVPTMALLYIFGSIWILVVRFADMGGAMKLIFSTAFTGQALSGGFAGSTVMMAIQMGVARGVFSNESGLGSAPIAAAAAKTDLPGRQALISMTGAFLSTIVCTFTGLAIAVTGVLGKTSSDGIMLNGIPLTMAAFDCTIPFGRWIVVIGSILFGYSTIFGWAYYGEKCCEYLFGIRSIFSYRVLFSIFVFLGVGIPIEVVWSIADIANAFMALPNLIGIVALSNVVVLQTQIFLKQVKKEKMF; encoded by the coding sequence ATGAAAGCGGTTATTTTTTGGCTTGAAGCTATTGATTCGTGGATATGGCAATCTTTATTTATCATTCTTTTAGCCACAGGTCTTTTCTTAACCTATCGTTTACGTGGATTGCAATTTCGCCATCTTATCTACGCTCTTAAACTTGTTTTTACCTATCGTGATCATCAAGGAGAAGGGGATATTTCTCATTTTCAGGCTTTAATGACGGCTTTAGCAGCCACCATTGGAATTGGAAATATTGCCGGGATAGCTACAGCTATTGCAATGGGTGGGCTAGGTTCACTTTTTTGGCTTTGGATGACTGCATTAATTGGAATGGCAACTAAGTACAGTGAAGCAATTTTAGCAATTAAATACAGAATTGTCGATGCTCGTGGTGAAATGGCTGGTGGACCGATGTATTATATTAGGGATGGTCTTGGGTGGAAATGGTTAGCTATTTTTTTTGCTTTTTTTGGCAGTATTGCTGCTTTGTTAACTGGAAATTTTGTACAGTCCCATTCGATTGCTTCAGCAGTTTTAACAACTTTAGACATTAATGTTTGGATTACAGGAGCAATTCTTGCTATTGCTACTGGTTTAGTCTTAATTGGGGGGATTCGTACCATTGGAAGGTTAACTGCATTACTTGTTCCTACAATGGCTCTTTTGTATATTTTTGGTAGCATCTGGATTCTGGTGGTGCGTTTTGCTGATATGGGTGGAGCAATGAAATTAATTTTTTCTACTGCTTTTACTGGTCAAGCTCTTTCTGGAGGATTTGCTGGTTCAACAGTAATGATGGCGATTCAAATGGGAGTCGCAAGAGGAGTATTTTCTAATGAATCAGGTTTGGGAAGTGCCCCTATTGCAGCTGCAGCTGCAAAAACAGATCTACCTGGTAGACAGGCATTAATATCGATGACAGGTGCTTTTCTTTCTACTATTGTGTGCACGTTTACAGGGCTTGCAATCGCAGTCACAGGAGTATTAGGGAAGACAAGTTCTGATGGAATTATGCTGAATGGCATTCCTCTTACCATGGCGGCTTTTGATTGCACGATTCCTTTTGGGCGATGGATTGTGGTTATCGGGAGTATTCTTTTTGGGTATTCAACAATTTTTGGTTGGGCTTACTATGGAGAGAAGTGCTGTGAATATCTTTTTGGGATTCGATCGATTTTTAGCTATCGTGTGCTCTTCTCCATATTTGTTTTCCTTGGAGTTGGAATTCCCATCGAAGTGGTTTGGTCTATAGCTGATATTGCGAATGCTTTTATGGCTTTACCCAATTTAATTGGCATTGTCGCTCTATCTAATGTGGTTGTTTTACAGACTCAAATTTTTTTAAAACAAGTGAAGAAAGAAAAAATGTTCTAA